One window of Cohnella hashimotonis genomic DNA carries:
- a CDS encoding methylated-DNA--[protein]-cysteine S-methyltransferase yields the protein MSDLLTGEIVRWTRIEHGVWRLYAAATDRGLCYVGTPDMPFEQLESWVRARIRGAELVRDDAALAPYVRELAEYMDGARRTFEAPVDVRGTAFQQAVWQALLGIPYGETRSYSDIATLVDKPAAMRAVGAAIGANPVLVCVPCHRVVGKSGAITGYRGGLDMKSKLLELERDRQA from the coding sequence ATGAGCGACCTATTAACAGGAGAAATCGTCCGTTGGACGCGAATCGAACATGGAGTTTGGCGCTTGTATGCCGCCGCCACGGATCGCGGGCTTTGTTACGTCGGCACGCCGGATATGCCATTTGAGCAGTTGGAGTCGTGGGTACGCGCGCGGATCCGGGGAGCGGAGCTGGTCCGGGACGATGCGGCGCTGGCGCCGTACGTGCGTGAGCTGGCCGAATATATGGATGGCGCTCGCCGTACGTTCGAAGCGCCCGTCGACGTCCGGGGGACTGCGTTCCAGCAGGCCGTATGGCAAGCGCTGCTCGGCATCCCCTATGGCGAGACGCGATCGTACAGCGATATTGCCACGCTCGTAGACAAGCCTGCTGCGATGCGCGCGGTCGGCGCGGCGATCGGCGCAAACCCCGTGCTCGTATGCGTGCCCTGTCACCGCGTCGTCGGCAAGAGCGGCGCCATAACCGGCTACCGCGGCGGACTTGACATGAAGAGCAAGCTGCTCGAGCTGGAACGCGACCGTCAGGCCTAA
- a CDS encoding ThuA domain-containing protein: protein MAKKALIVWGGWDGHQPKEVAELFRAMLAAEGFEVEVSDTLEAFADKEKLMGLDLIVPAWTMGKIEQEWVNNVSAAVQAGTGLAGCHGGMCDAFRENTDWQFMTGGQWVAHPGNDGTEYVVNVKHSSSPLVVGMPDFTVSTEQYYLHIDPAIEVLATTRFPIAPGPHSPNKAVDMPVVWTKRWGQGRVYYNSLGHQADIVALPEVSELMRRGFLWCAEGKTVGTADYAADGAYTGMQDNQL from the coding sequence ATGGCTAAAAAAGCATTGATCGTATGGGGCGGCTGGGACGGCCATCAGCCCAAGGAGGTTGCCGAGCTGTTTCGCGCGATGCTGGCCGCCGAGGGCTTCGAGGTTGAAGTATCGGATACGCTCGAGGCTTTCGCCGACAAGGAAAAGCTCATGGGCCTCGACCTGATCGTACCGGCCTGGACAATGGGCAAGATCGAGCAGGAATGGGTGAACAACGTATCCGCGGCCGTCCAGGCGGGAACGGGGCTTGCGGGCTGCCACGGCGGCATGTGCGACGCGTTCCGCGAGAACACCGACTGGCAGTTCATGACCGGCGGCCAATGGGTGGCCCACCCCGGCAACGACGGCACCGAGTACGTCGTCAACGTGAAGCACAGCTCGAGCCCGCTCGTGGTCGGCATGCCCGACTTTACCGTAAGCACCGAGCAGTACTACCTGCATATCGATCCCGCGATCGAGGTGCTGGCCACGACCCGTTTCCCGATCGCCCCGGGACCGCATTCGCCCAACAAAGCCGTCGACATGCCGGTCGTATGGACGAAGCGCTGGGGACAAGGACGCGTGTACTACAATTCGCTCGGCCATCAAGCCGACATCGTCGCGCTGCCCGAAGTGTCCGAGCTGATGCGCAGAGGCTTCCTGTGGTGTGCCGAAGGCAAGACGGTCGGCACGGCCGACTATGCGGCTGACGGGGCTTATACGGGCATGCAGGACAACCAGCTGTAA
- a CDS encoding Gfo/Idh/MocA family protein yields MGNKVKVGIIGTGNISGIYLQNGGRFGSMEIVACADLDVARAKAKAEEHGIRGLSVEELLADPEIQMVINLTIPQAHATVCLQALQAGKHVYVEKPFAVKREEAREVVELARQKKLLVGSAPDTFLGGGIQTCIKLIEDGWIGTPIGATAFMVGGGHESWHPDPAFYYKTGGGPMFDMGPYYLTALVALLGPIAAVTGAARISYPERTITSKPKSGQKIEVEIPTHVAGIMEFAAGPIGTILTSFDAPGGAQLPFIEIYGSGGTLQVPDPNSFGGPIRIRRAGAGEWSELPLTHGYANNARGLGAADMAQAILTGRPHRANGELAYHVLEAMHGFHDAAEQGVRYRMHSTCERPAPLPLSVREGELDA; encoded by the coding sequence GTGGGGAACAAAGTAAAGGTCGGCATTATCGGTACGGGCAACATTAGCGGCATCTACCTGCAGAACGGCGGTCGCTTCGGCTCGATGGAGATCGTCGCCTGCGCGGATCTTGACGTCGCCAGAGCCAAGGCCAAGGCGGAAGAGCACGGCATCCGCGGACTGTCCGTCGAGGAGCTGCTGGCAGACCCGGAGATTCAAATGGTCATCAATCTGACGATCCCGCAAGCGCATGCGACCGTGTGCCTGCAGGCGCTGCAAGCCGGCAAGCATGTCTACGTGGAAAAGCCCTTCGCGGTCAAACGCGAGGAGGCCCGCGAAGTGGTCGAGCTCGCCCGCCAGAAGAAGCTGCTCGTCGGCAGCGCGCCCGACACGTTCCTCGGCGGCGGCATCCAGACGTGCATTAAACTGATCGAGGACGGCTGGATCGGCACGCCGATCGGCGCGACCGCGTTCATGGTCGGCGGCGGGCACGAGAGCTGGCATCCGGATCCTGCTTTCTACTACAAGACGGGCGGCGGACCGATGTTCGACATGGGTCCGTACTACCTGACCGCGCTCGTGGCGCTGCTCGGCCCGATCGCCGCCGTAACCGGCGCCGCCCGTATCTCGTATCCCGAGCGGACGATCACGAGCAAGCCGAAAAGCGGCCAGAAGATCGAAGTCGAGATACCGACCCATGTCGCCGGCATCATGGAATTCGCGGCCGGCCCGATCGGCACCATCCTGACGAGCTTCGACGCCCCGGGCGGCGCGCAGCTGCCCTTCATCGAGATCTACGGCAGCGGCGGCACGCTTCAAGTACCGGACCCCAACTCGTTCGGCGGTCCGATCCGCATCCGCCGCGCCGGAGCCGGCGAATGGTCCGAGCTGCCGCTGACGCACGGCTACGCGAACAATGCCCGCGGCCTCGGCGCCGCGGACATGGCGCAGGCGATTCTGACCGGCCGTCCGCACCGCGCGAACGGCGAGCTGGCTTATCACGTGCTCGAGGCGATGCACGGCTTCCACGACGCGGCCGAGCAAGGCGTGCGTTACCGCATGCACAGCACGTGCGAGCGGCCCGCGCCGCTGCCGCTAAGTGTGCGCGAGGGCGAGCTGGACGCCTGA
- a CDS encoding DNA-3-methyladenine glycosylase family protein: MPYEPTLTLATPEDYRFSANLGYLMRSPKECLHLIRDGRLYKALPLDGTPVLEIGADDDNRLLVAFADDRGVPSEDVRAASLAYIREWLDLDTDLEPFYRLAADDPILAAAASMHKGLRLIGIPDLFEAMAWGILGQQINLAFAYTLKARLVEAYGTPVSCAGDTCWTFPQPEVIAGLEVKDLLPLKLTVKKCEYLIHAAELIAGGALSKGRLQELGYREAEKALVRIRGIGPWTANYVLMRCLRMKDAFPIDDVGLHHALRHVTGSDAKPSREEILRLSAGWRGWESYATFYLWRLLY; the protein is encoded by the coding sequence ATGCCCTACGAACCGACGTTAACCCTCGCTACGCCAGAGGATTATCGTTTTTCCGCCAACCTGGGTTACTTAATGCGCTCCCCTAAAGAGTGCCTGCATCTAATTCGGGACGGACGCTTGTACAAGGCGCTCCCGTTGGACGGAACGCCCGTCTTGGAGATCGGCGCCGACGACGACAATCGGCTGCTCGTCGCATTCGCGGACGATCGCGGCGTTCCGAGCGAGGACGTCCGAGCGGCCTCGCTCGCCTATATCCGCGAGTGGCTCGATCTGGACACAGATCTCGAGCCTTTCTACCGTCTTGCCGCCGACGATCCGATCCTGGCCGCCGCGGCATCCATGCATAAAGGCCTGCGCCTCATCGGCATTCCCGATCTGTTCGAGGCGATGGCGTGGGGCATCCTTGGACAGCAGATCAACCTTGCCTTCGCCTACACGCTCAAAGCCCGACTGGTGGAGGCGTACGGCACCCCCGTCTCCTGCGCCGGCGACACCTGTTGGACGTTCCCGCAGCCCGAAGTCATCGCCGGTCTGGAAGTCAAGGACCTGCTGCCGCTGAAGCTGACGGTTAAAAAATGCGAGTATCTCATCCATGCGGCGGAACTGATCGCCGGCGGAGCTTTATCCAAAGGGAGGCTGCAGGAGCTTGGATACCGCGAAGCGGAAAAAGCGCTCGTGCGCATCCGCGGCATCGGTCCGTGGACCGCGAATTACGTGCTGATGCGCTGCCTCCGGATGAAGGACGCTTTTCCGATTGACGACGTCGGCCTGCATCATGCGCTTCGCCACGTTACGGGCAGCGATGCCAAGCCGTCTCGCGAGGAGATCTTGCGCCTGTCCGCCGGCTGGCGCGGCTGGGAGTCGTATGCGACGTTCTACCTGTGGCGGTTGCTTTATTGA
- a CDS encoding extracellular solute-binding protein, which yields MKKRGTLLALSLLLGMTGALTGCGSGKNGEDAAASGAAPSAKASGSAAAEEDVTLKFISWWSYLKPELLKKFEDENPGIKVDYEYVAAGDAYNNKIKTLTASNELPDVFGTQGVTFESLIKTNDILDLKDAFQTPAYDKADKWGDTINPVLVTNMNSGLTSEVDAANHVWGVPFGAVSVVVVYNKTLFDGLGLTAPQTWDAFESNNKKLKEAGLIPMSYANKVGWGDWWLRFLLDQSTRDVTTDDFLTGKAKVTDPGFVEAVQKLKQLWDDGTFDPAGMTNGIDETQALFVQQKMAQYMVVPENFVQYLQENMPKGVELGAYALPAWKGIEPSRTLGGASNIVAVSAKTKHQEAAIKLAKFLTSETTFQQLADSDVVPSTKGYTPPEGDKIMGAYAEAAENGFIVEHTPGDEAGIKLFQDALPKILLGNKTIDKALGEVQALIDKNAK from the coding sequence ATGAAGAAGAGGGGAACGCTGCTCGCGCTGTCGCTGCTCTTGGGAATGACGGGTGCGCTGACGGGCTGCGGAAGCGGCAAGAACGGCGAGGACGCCGCCGCGTCCGGAGCCGCGCCGAGCGCGAAGGCAAGCGGGAGCGCGGCGGCCGAAGAGGACGTAACATTAAAATTCATTTCCTGGTGGTCTTATTTGAAGCCGGAGCTGCTCAAGAAATTCGAGGACGAGAATCCCGGCATTAAGGTCGATTACGAATATGTGGCCGCAGGCGATGCCTACAACAACAAAATCAAGACGCTGACCGCGTCCAACGAGCTGCCGGACGTATTCGGCACCCAAGGGGTTACGTTCGAGTCTCTGATCAAGACGAACGACATACTGGACCTCAAGGACGCGTTCCAGACGCCCGCCTACGATAAGGCAGACAAGTGGGGGGATACGATCAATCCCGTGCTCGTGACCAATATGAACTCGGGTCTGACTTCGGAAGTCGATGCGGCGAATCACGTATGGGGCGTTCCGTTCGGTGCGGTCAGCGTCGTCGTTGTCTACAACAAGACGCTCTTCGACGGGCTCGGACTGACGGCTCCGCAGACATGGGACGCGTTCGAGTCCAACAACAAAAAGCTCAAGGAAGCGGGCCTCATCCCGATGTCCTACGCCAACAAAGTCGGTTGGGGAGACTGGTGGCTGCGTTTCCTGCTCGATCAGTCGACGAGAGACGTCACGACCGACGACTTCCTGACGGGCAAGGCGAAGGTGACGGATCCGGGATTCGTGGAAGCGGTTCAGAAGCTGAAGCAGCTGTGGGACGACGGCACCTTCGACCCGGCGGGCATGACGAACGGGATCGACGAGACGCAGGCGCTGTTCGTTCAGCAGAAGATGGCGCAGTACATGGTCGTGCCGGAAAATTTCGTTCAATATTTGCAGGAAAACATGCCGAAGGGCGTCGAGCTCGGCGCTTACGCGCTTCCGGCCTGGAAGGGCATCGAACCGAGCCGCACGCTCGGCGGCGCCTCGAACATCGTCGCGGTATCGGCGAAGACGAAGCATCAGGAAGCCGCGATCAAGCTGGCCAAGTTCCTGACGTCGGAGACGACGTTCCAGCAGCTGGCCGACAGCGACGTCGTGCCGAGCACGAAGGGGTACACGCCTCCCGAGGGCGACAAGATTATGGGCGCCTACGCGGAGGCGGCCGAAAACGGCTTTATCGTCGAGCATACGCCGGGAGACGAAGCGGGCATCAAGCTGTTCCAGGACGCGCTGCCCAAGATTCTGCTCGGCAACAAAACGATCGACAAGGCGCTCGGCGAGGTTCAGGCGCTGATCGACAAAAACGCGAAGTAA
- a CDS encoding SPL family radical SAM protein, whose translation MSDKPKVQYKKPKSLLNAAMGFLEDYTHTLNPYGGCAFGCAYCYVRSMPIAAFREEKWGTWVDVKQGAGELLRRELARAAAKGPVRIFMSSSTDPYQPAEYREQVTRSLLEAMADIPPDFLLVQTRSPLVTRDIDLLAQMGSRVRVSMTVETDLEAVRRVFSPAAPPIAARLKALARLKEAGVPVQAAVAPVLPSSERLPALLRPVTDRVVVDDYEMGDGSGGRRTKRLGLEPLYAQLGKADWLSPHAWRIVYERLRAYYREDELKISKSGFAP comes from the coding sequence ATGAGCGATAAGCCGAAGGTTCAATACAAAAAGCCCAAGTCGCTGCTTAACGCGGCGATGGGCTTTCTTGAAGATTATACGCATACGCTGAACCCGTATGGTGGCTGCGCATTTGGCTGCGCCTACTGCTACGTGAGAAGCATGCCGATCGCCGCGTTCCGCGAAGAAAAATGGGGCACGTGGGTGGACGTAAAGCAGGGCGCGGGCGAACTGCTGCGCCGCGAGCTTGCCCGTGCTGCAGCCAAAGGGCCGGTACGCATCTTCATGTCATCCAGTACGGATCCCTACCAGCCCGCGGAGTACCGGGAGCAGGTCACGCGCTCGCTGCTCGAAGCGATGGCGGACATACCGCCGGACTTCCTGCTCGTGCAGACGCGCAGCCCGCTGGTGACGCGAGATATCGACCTGCTGGCACAAATGGGCAGCCGCGTCCGGGTGAGCATGACGGTCGAAACCGATCTGGAGGCGGTACGCCGCGTCTTCTCGCCGGCCGCGCCGCCGATCGCCGCACGGCTGAAGGCGCTCGCCCGGCTCAAGGAAGCCGGCGTACCCGTCCAGGCGGCCGTCGCGCCCGTGCTGCCAAGCAGCGAGCGGTTGCCGGCATTGCTGCGGCCGGTGACCGACCGCGTCGTCGTAGACGACTACGAAATGGGAGACGGCAGCGGCGGACGGCGCACGAAAAGACTGGGGCTAGAGCCGTTGTACGCCCAGCTCGGCAAGGCCGATTGGCTTTCGCCGCATGCATGGCGCATCGTATACGAACGTCTTCGTGCATATTACCGGGAGGACGAGCTCAAGATCAGCAAATCTGGTTTTGCGCCCTGA
- a CDS encoding diguanylate cyclase domain-containing protein: protein MTDDYDHDLESELNRSLLTEGDFTDDPIDLTNCEKEPIHIPGMIQPHGVLLAAANDDTRTVVQCSRNTDLLLGAPAESLLGQPLAAVIGDRALAFIEESLARPATGDKQHFLEMTIELPDGPAEFFAIFHASDDLLVVELERPTDDNAPVVNDFEWVQAFFTRIKRTHSRAGASQVAAELIKDILGYDRVMVYEFDADWNGKVIAEAKNSTMEPFLGHHYPASDIPKQARALYVRNWVRTIVDMDYEPVPIVPALHHSGKPLNLSLSVLRSVSPIHIEYMKNMGVGATMTISLIHGGELWGMIACHHDTPKYVPHRQRNLCNFLGSFFSSELHQRQRLDDYQDELHLKSLAQRLARIFGAPGTPEQLKSKLSADEDALLSVMNASGAAVQFKGRLLLFGSTPGAAEIVKLAVWLSQQAEDYAYHTNRLSSVYPRAEEYPDKAAGVVFLSLSSDYRDHIVWFRPEVVQTVTWAGDPAKAVVRIGEDYRISPRKSFAAWQEVVTNTSLPWEPKELHTLSDLKSIALKQTEEDLRLAEEKSILYARTLKENESRYLQLMEYSAVAFVTLTEGRIVFANLEAASLLRVSAANDLIGRQLADWIDPSSENELADMLGRIVAAATQLRSCRLRMKAVSDETGAPIELEMTLAHVVYGGKPSIMAIAREASGDAGEETLFTEVTRELSRYIHTDSLTELPNRRCFDETLAKDWQQCAESGKAMAVVMLDLDNFRSYNAMFGYQGADNCLRWVAESLSAVGNLRNAVVSRYGGASFVLTLAEEPTPEGRARVDMLADQLRQTVISLQIPHPQPGIGEFLTASVGVAVETNVSEGTSSDLVTRAEKALAIAKAEGKNCVYAL from the coding sequence ATGACCGATGATTACGATCATGACCTCGAGAGCGAACTGAATCGCTCGCTACTGACCGAAGGAGACTTTACGGATGACCCGATCGACCTGACGAACTGCGAAAAAGAACCGATCCACATTCCCGGCATGATTCAGCCCCATGGCGTGCTGCTTGCCGCGGCCAATGACGACACGCGAACGGTCGTGCAGTGCAGCCGCAATACCGACCTGCTGCTTGGAGCGCCTGCGGAGTCGCTGCTCGGGCAGCCGCTGGCAGCCGTTATCGGCGATCGGGCGCTCGCGTTTATCGAGGAGTCCCTCGCTCGTCCTGCCACTGGGGACAAACAACATTTTCTGGAGATGACGATCGAGCTGCCGGACGGGCCCGCGGAATTTTTCGCGATTTTCCATGCCAGCGACGATCTTTTGGTCGTCGAACTGGAACGCCCCACGGACGACAATGCGCCGGTCGTGAACGACTTCGAATGGGTTCAGGCGTTCTTCACCCGCATCAAACGCACGCATAGCCGGGCCGGAGCCAGCCAGGTGGCCGCGGAGCTGATCAAGGACATTCTCGGCTACGACCGCGTGATGGTGTACGAGTTCGATGCGGACTGGAACGGCAAAGTCATCGCCGAGGCGAAAAACAGCACGATGGAACCTTTCCTAGGCCATCACTACCCCGCTTCGGACATTCCGAAGCAAGCCAGGGCGCTTTATGTGCGCAATTGGGTGCGTACGATCGTGGATATGGACTACGAGCCTGTGCCGATCGTTCCTGCGCTTCACCACTCCGGCAAGCCGTTGAACCTGAGCCTGTCCGTCCTGCGGAGCGTCTCTCCGATTCATATCGAGTATATGAAAAACATGGGGGTGGGCGCCACCATGACGATCTCGCTCATCCATGGCGGCGAGCTATGGGGCATGATCGCCTGTCACCACGATACGCCCAAGTACGTGCCGCATCGACAGCGCAATCTTTGCAATTTCCTGGGTTCGTTCTTTTCCAGCGAGCTTCATCAGCGCCAACGGCTGGACGACTACCAGGACGAGCTTCACCTCAAATCGCTGGCGCAGCGTCTCGCTCGCATATTCGGCGCGCCCGGTACGCCCGAACAGCTGAAGAGCAAGCTGAGCGCGGATGAAGACGCGCTGCTGTCCGTGATGAACGCTTCGGGCGCCGCCGTACAGTTCAAGGGACGCCTGCTGCTGTTCGGCAGTACGCCGGGCGCTGCCGAGATCGTCAAGCTGGCCGTATGGCTCAGCCAACAGGCGGAAGACTACGCGTATCATACGAACCGGCTCTCCTCGGTTTATCCGAGGGCAGAAGAATATCCGGATAAGGCGGCAGGCGTCGTGTTCCTCTCCCTCTCTTCGGATTACCGCGACCATATCGTATGGTTCAGGCCGGAGGTCGTGCAGACGGTAACCTGGGCGGGCGACCCCGCCAAAGCCGTCGTTCGCATCGGAGAGGACTACCGGATCTCCCCGCGCAAGTCGTTCGCGGCATGGCAGGAGGTCGTCACGAACACGTCGCTGCCGTGGGAGCCGAAGGAGCTCCATACGCTGTCCGACTTGAAGTCGATCGCGCTGAAGCAGACCGAAGAGGATCTGCGGCTCGCCGAGGAAAAATCGATTTTGTACGCGCGCACGTTGAAGGAAAACGAATCCCGTTACCTGCAGCTGATGGAGTATTCGGCCGTCGCGTTCGTGACGCTGACCGAAGGCCGGATCGTGTTCGCGAACCTCGAGGCCGCCAGCTTGCTGCGCGTTTCCGCAGCGAACGATCTGATCGGCCGCCAGCTCGCCGATTGGATCGATCCCTCGTCCGAGAACGAGCTTGCGGACATGCTGGGCCGCATCGTGGCGGCCGCGACGCAGCTCCGCTCCTGCCGTCTCCGGATGAAGGCCGTCTCCGACGAGACGGGGGCGCCGATCGAACTGGAAATGACACTCGCTCATGTCGTTTATGGCGGCAAACCGTCGATCATGGCGATCGCACGGGAAGCGTCGGGGGATGCAGGGGAAGAAACGCTGTTCACCGAGGTAACGCGAGAGCTGTCCCGCTATATTCATACGGACAGCTTGACCGAACTGCCGAACAGACGCTGCTTCGACGAAACCCTGGCCAAGGATTGGCAGCAATGCGCGGAGAGCGGCAAAGCCATGGCAGTCGTCATGCTGGATCTCGACAATTTCCGGTCGTACAACGCCATGTTCGGTTATCAAGGCGCAGACAATTGTCTGCGCTGGGTCGCCGAATCGCTGAGCGCGGTAGGCAATCTGCGTAATGCGGTCGTCTCCCGGTATGGCGGCGCCTCGTTCGTGCTGACGCTGGCGGAGGAGCCGACGCCAGAAGGACGCGCGCGCGTCGACATGTTGGCCGACCAGCTCCGTCAGACGGTCATCTCGCTGCAAATTCCGCATCCGCAGCCGGGCATCGGAGAATTTCTGACGGCAAGCGTAGGCGTCGCTGTCGAGACCAATGTTAGCGAAGGAACCTCTTCGGACCTGGTGACACGCGCGGAAAAAGCTTTGGCGATCGCCAAAGCCGAAGGGAAAAACTGCGTTTACGCGCTGTGA
- a CDS encoding biliverdin-producing heme oxygenase: MSDILTQLKERTAPQHRRAEQNKYTAAMLDHTMTLEQYAKYLALFYGYILPLERAFEARPEWNELRFDIGARTKHRLIKADLHALGWDSRAIDNLPLCQSLPDLSSFPRILGCMYVLEGSTLGGQMLTKLLMKDLPVSPDTNARYLNSYGADVRARWTEFREVLVEQARSAEDEREMLAAAGETFDRLRDWIEAPIGTVSR, from the coding sequence ATGTCCGATATATTGACACAGCTAAAAGAACGAACCGCGCCGCAGCACCGACGCGCTGAGCAGAACAAATATACTGCAGCAATGCTGGACCATACGATGACCCTGGAGCAGTACGCCAAATACCTGGCCTTATTTTACGGCTATATCCTCCCTCTCGAACGCGCATTCGAAGCAAGACCGGAGTGGAACGAGCTTCGATTCGATATCGGCGCCCGGACGAAGCATCGCCTGATCAAAGCGGACTTGCACGCTCTTGGATGGGACTCCCGCGCGATCGATAACCTGCCGCTCTGCCAATCCCTGCCCGACTTGTCGTCGTTCCCCCGCATCCTCGGATGCATGTACGTGCTCGAAGGCTCCACGCTGGGCGGCCAGATGCTCACGAAGCTGCTGATGAAGGACCTGCCTGTATCGCCGGACACGAACGCCCGCTACTTGAACAGCTACGGAGCGGACGTCCGCGCGCGCTGGACGGAATTCCGCGAGGTGCTCGTCGAGCAGGCTCGCAGCGCAGAAGACGAACGCGAGATGCTGGCGGCGGCCGGCGAAACTTTCGATCGCTTGCGCGATTGGATCGAAGCGCCGATCGGGACGGTTTCCCGATAA
- a CDS encoding LacI family DNA-binding transcriptional regulator, whose translation MATRREVAELAGVSEATVSRVMNGVGPIKEETRRKVAAAAAELGYQLNALASGFAKGRSGNIGVVLPHVPKVRLFSTYYFSEILSGIGDVLHQAGYGLLLLYRNPQARYDYVSLYRTRRIDACLILGASSLPEEQASVFALADEGLPCCVVDQRFSRAGLPCVGADHRAGAYAAARYMLDAGHRRIGFLNGSPHYSNSVDRYDGYRQALAESGLSPDPELLFEGNYSRKSGQEAAGAIFERLEALDGMLCANDRMAIGAIQGLRERGVAVPERLPVIGYDNSDASSLTDPPLTTVEVPFYEMGRLAAESVLARLAGEHGRASDIEDADGAAGAATVANGLNKAADDVLLPTQLIIRRSC comes from the coding sequence ATGGCTACGCGCAGGGAAGTCGCTGAATTGGCCGGCGTGTCCGAGGCGACGGTGTCCCGCGTGATGAACGGCGTCGGACCGATCAAGGAAGAGACGCGGCGCAAGGTGGCTGCAGCCGCAGCCGAGCTCGGATACCAATTGAACGCCTTGGCCTCCGGCTTCGCCAAAGGAAGAAGCGGCAACATCGGCGTCGTCCTGCCGCATGTGCCGAAGGTCAGGCTGTTCTCCACCTACTACTTTTCCGAAATTCTGAGCGGCATCGGAGACGTTCTGCATCAGGCCGGTTACGGCCTCCTGCTCCTCTACCGCAATCCGCAAGCGCGATACGACTACGTGTCGCTGTACCGGACGCGCAGGATCGACGCCTGCCTGATTCTGGGCGCGAGCTCTCTGCCCGAGGAGCAAGCCTCCGTGTTCGCCCTGGCGGACGAAGGGCTGCCCTGCTGCGTCGTCGACCAGCGCTTTTCGCGGGCCGGGCTGCCTTGCGTGGGCGCCGATCACCGGGCGGGCGCTTATGCGGCAGCGCGATACATGCTGGACGCCGGCCATCGCCGCATCGGCTTTTTGAACGGCTCGCCGCATTACTCCAACAGCGTAGATCGCTACGACGGATACCGCCAAGCGCTGGCCGAGTCCGGCCTGTCTCCTGATCCTGAGCTGCTGTTCGAAGGCAACTACAGCCGCAAGAGCGGCCAGGAAGCCGCCGGCGCGATCTTCGAACGGCTCGAGGCGCTGGACGGCATGCTGTGCGCGAACGACCGGATGGCCATCGGCGCGATCCAGGGGCTGCGCGAACGCGGCGTAGCGGTGCCGGAGCGTCTCCCCGTGATCGGCTACGACAACTCCGACGCATCCAGCTTGACCGATCCGCCGCTGACGACGGTCGAGGTGCCTTTTTACGAAATGGGGCGGCTTGCCGCCGAATCGGTGCTGGCCCGGCTGGCCGGCGAGCACGGGCGCGCAAGCGATATAGAAGACGCGGACGGCGCAGCAGGCGCCGCTACAGTAGCAAACGGTTTAAATAAGGCAGCGGACGACGTGCTGCTGCCGACGCAACTCATCATAAGGCGCTCCTGCTGA
- a CDS encoding bifunctional transcriptional activator/DNA repair enzyme AdaA, with protein MGVDNINRTYAGEAPDEEQWQAIVGNDAVYNDRFRYAVMTTGIFCRPSCRSRAPKRENVRIFADSEPAMEAGYRPCKRCRPTDRKLPDVEWVGQMTDFIDRCYYEPITLDRLAEQYRGSPYHLHRIFKRIAGVTPVEYVQRTRIARAIELLETTSLPMADIAAAVGFGSVPYFITVFKQRTGTTPSEFRRLGGRPAYVEVSE; from the coding sequence ATGGGCGTCGATAACATCAACAGAACGTACGCGGGCGAAGCGCCGGACGAGGAGCAATGGCAGGCGATTGTCGGCAACGATGCAGTCTACAACGACCGGTTCCGGTATGCGGTCATGACGACGGGCATCTTTTGCCGCCCCTCGTGCAGATCCCGGGCGCCCAAACGGGAGAACGTGCGGATCTTCGCGGACTCGGAGCCGGCGATGGAGGCGGGCTACCGGCCCTGCAAGCGTTGCAGGCCGACCGACAGGAAGCTGCCTGACGTAGAATGGGTCGGTCAGATGACGGACTTCATCGACCGCTGTTATTACGAGCCGATCACGCTGGATCGTCTTGCGGAGCAGTACCGCGGCAGCCCTTATCATTTGCATCGTATCTTTAAACGGATCGCGGGCGTCACGCCGGTCGAGTACGTGCAGCGCACCCGGATCGCGCGGGCGATCGAGCTGCTCGAGACGACGAGTTTGCCGATGGCCGACATCGCCGCTGCCGTAGGCTTCGGCAGCGTTCCTTATTTTATTACCGTATTCAAGCAGAGAACCGGCACGACGCCCAGCGAATTCAGAAGACTGGGAGGTCGGCCGGCTTATGTGGAGGTGTCTGAATGA